The following proteins come from a genomic window of Flavobacteriaceae bacterium MAR_2010_188:
- a CDS encoding TIR domain-containing protein, which produces MKYNAFISYSHRQDDDLGANLEKTLEKFAKPTFKRRALDIFRDSNDLSAAADLGQKIRTGIDESEYFIFMASPASAQSKWCQREVEYWREHKSMDNFLIALTDGEIFYDESTSDFDWERTTALPKNLSGAFAGEPLYTDFRNVGATETQNLKNRDFEGKIVHIAATLHKKSVGDMVGEAVRQQRRTIRLRNAAISVLSILLLIAIGLSIYATRQKNKALLSTYIANSQAQFSIDPTKSLRLAEYAYNFAEKKDMPTKDASEQLIKVFYSGFGFYVENPNLEFDFQKKEKYSDQNNEYYVWYKEIAERINQSIPIGDYLAKKEDFYFNPSTNQAIYLIAGTAMPFPRLYFLSQDEFSNEAKIDSVDIKLEGFSGYTAYITDLEISSDGKYSILGSANSKSALIENEAYHHYNANKDIFKDRTIFNTSKDYDISNVAFNSDQNYIATLSHGVDNSEKRRYIDSTFYYWKKEAFPYIEIKNTDNEYGNLSVDQLYYFKLDEEMMDLFSWFHYKQTIYDFNHKPIIEFPNAKGADLTLTTSSDGRFSINYQGIFNAENELLIRLDIDMIDNPGIAYCFSTDNNFVKVSYLDGPERIFALDPQFIISRIYNLKVMGAIAQLNSKDKKRFLIDD; this is translated from the coding sequence ATGAAGTATAATGCCTTTATTTCCTATAGTCATCGGCAAGATGACGACTTAGGCGCCAATCTTGAAAAAACCTTAGAGAAATTTGCCAAGCCCACTTTTAAAAGAAGGGCTTTAGATATTTTTAGGGATTCTAATGACCTCTCCGCGGCTGCAGATTTAGGGCAGAAAATAAGAACAGGTATAGATGAATCTGAATATTTTATTTTTATGGCGTCGCCGGCTTCGGCCCAATCCAAATGGTGCCAACGTGAAGTAGAGTATTGGCGAGAGCACAAGTCCATGGACAATTTTCTAATTGCCTTAACTGACGGTGAAATATTCTATGATGAATCTACCTCCGATTTTGATTGGGAACGGACTACCGCACTTCCAAAAAATCTATCTGGCGCATTTGCTGGCGAACCTCTTTATACAGATTTTAGAAATGTAGGAGCCACGGAAACCCAAAATCTCAAAAACAGGGATTTTGAAGGCAAAATTGTTCATATCGCCGCTACTCTCCATAAAAAGTCTGTCGGTGACATGGTAGGTGAGGCGGTGAGGCAACAACGACGAACCATTCGATTGCGAAATGCAGCGATTTCAGTTCTAAGTATTTTGCTGTTGATTGCAATAGGATTATCAATTTATGCGACACGACAAAAAAACAAAGCGTTACTATCTACTTACATTGCTAACTCCCAAGCTCAATTTTCTATAGACCCGACCAAATCGTTGAGGTTAGCAGAATACGCCTATAACTTTGCAGAAAAAAAGGATATGCCCACAAAGGATGCTTCAGAGCAACTAATAAAAGTATTCTATAGTGGATTTGGTTTTTATGTTGAAAATCCAAATTTAGAATTTGACTTTCAGAAAAAAGAGAAATATTCTGATCAAAACAATGAATACTATGTCTGGTATAAAGAAATTGCTGAAAGAATCAATCAGTCGATTCCAATTGGAGATTACTTAGCTAAAAAAGAGGATTTTTATTTTAATCCTTCAACCAACCAAGCTATTTACTTAATTGCGGGAACCGCCATGCCATTTCCTAGGTTATATTTTCTTTCTCAAGATGAATTTTCCAATGAGGCAAAAATAGACTCTGTTGATATCAAGTTGGAAGGCTTCAGCGGCTATACAGCTTATATCACAGATTTGGAAATTTCGTCTGACGGAAAATATTCGATTTTAGGTTCAGCAAACTCTAAATCCGCACTAATAGAAAATGAGGCCTATCATCACTATAATGCAAACAAGGATATATTTAAGGACCGTACCATATTTAATACTTCAAAAGATTATGATATCAGTAACGTCGCTTTCAATAGTGACCAAAATTACATCGCAACTTTAAGTCATGGGGTAGATAATAGCGAAAAAAGAAGATATATCGATTCGACCTTTTACTATTGGAAAAAAGAAGCCTTTCCGTATATCGAAATCAAAAACACAGATAATGAATATGGAAATCTTTCGGTGGACCAACTCTATTATTTCAAACTTGATGAAGAAATGATGGACCTATTTTCTTGGTTTCATTATAAACAGACAATTTATGACTTTAATCATAAACCCATTATTGAATTTCCAAATGCTAAAGGTGCTGATCTAACCCTGACCACCTCATCTGACGGTAGGTTTTCTATAAATTATCAAGGTATTTTTAATGCAGAAAATGAGCTGCTCATTAGGTTAGATATCGATATGATAGACAATCCAGGAATTGCATATTGTTTTTCAACTGATAATAACTTTGTAAAAGTCAGTTATCTCGATGGACCGGAAAGGATATTTGCTCTCGATCCGCAGTTCATAATTTCGCGTATCTATAATCTAAAAGTAATGGGCGCAATCGCCCAACTCAACTCAAAGGATAAGAAACGCTTCTTGATTGATGATTAA
- a CDS encoding glycine hydroxymethyltransferase — MQRDEQIFELIEAEKQRQLSGLELIASENFVSEQVMEAAGSVLTNKYAEGYPGKRYYGGCEVVDEVEQIAIDRAKTLFGASWANVQPHSGSQANTAVYAACLNPGDKILGFDLSHGGHLTHGSPVNFSGKLFNPSFYGVEKETGVLNYDNIQTIAEREKPQMIIAGASAYSRDIDFKRFREIADSVDALLLADISHPAGLIAKGILNDPLPHCHIVTTTTHKTLRGPRGGMIMIGNDFENPFGLTLKNGNLKMMSSLLDSAVFPGNQGGPLEHIIAAKAIAFGEALTDEFLHYIIQVKKNAEAMAKAFNERGYDIISGGTDNHMMLIDLRNKDITGKDAEQALVKADITVNKNMVPFDDKSPFVTSGIRVGTAAITTRGLKESDMAMIVNLIDEVITNRSGEDKLEKIADKVNEMMSGRKLFVS, encoded by the coding sequence ATGCAAAGAGACGAGCAAATTTTTGAATTAATTGAAGCCGAAAAACAACGCCAACTAAGTGGATTAGAACTGATAGCTTCAGAAAATTTTGTGAGCGAGCAAGTGATGGAAGCTGCAGGCTCCGTTTTGACCAACAAATATGCTGAAGGTTATCCGGGAAAAAGATACTATGGTGGTTGCGAAGTCGTAGATGAAGTTGAGCAGATTGCTATCGACAGAGCTAAAACGCTATTTGGCGCATCTTGGGCGAATGTCCAGCCACATTCAGGAAGCCAAGCAAATACTGCAGTTTATGCTGCCTGCTTAAATCCTGGTGATAAAATATTAGGTTTTGACCTTTCGCATGGAGGTCACCTCACCCACGGGTCTCCCGTCAATTTTTCTGGCAAGCTTTTTAATCCTTCTTTTTATGGAGTTGAAAAAGAAACTGGTGTTTTAAATTACGATAATATTCAAACTATAGCAGAACGCGAGAAACCTCAAATGATTATCGCGGGTGCTTCTGCTTATTCTAGGGATATCGATTTTAAAAGATTCCGCGAAATAGCAGACAGTGTTGATGCTTTATTGTTGGCCGATATTTCTCATCCTGCTGGACTTATCGCCAAAGGGATTTTAAATGATCCTTTACCGCATTGCCATATTGTTACCACTACCACCCACAAAACCCTTAGAGGTCCTAGAGGTGGAATGATTATGATCGGCAACGATTTTGAAAATCCGTTTGGTCTAACCCTAAAGAATGGAAATCTTAAAATGATGTCTTCTTTATTGGATTCGGCCGTTTTCCCAGGAAATCAAGGTGGACCTTTAGAGCATATAATCGCCGCGAAAGCAATTGCTTTTGGTGAAGCGCTAACCGATGAATTTCTACATTATATTATTCAGGTTAAGAAAAATGCTGAAGCTATGGCGAAAGCGTTTAATGAGCGAGGTTACGACATTATCTCTGGTGGGACCGATAACCACATGATGCTTATCGATCTTAGAAATAAAGATATCACCGGTAAAGACGCCGAGCAAGCATTAGTGAAAGCCGATATTACCGTGAATAAGAACATGGTGCCTTTTGACGATAAATCGCCTTTTGTTACTTCAGGAATTAGAGTTGGTACTGCAGCAATTACTACTAGAGGTTTAAAAGAATCGGATATGGCAATGATCGTCAACTTAATTGATGAGGTAATTACCAATCGTAGTGGTGAAGATAAACTTGAAAAAATCGCGGATAAAGTAAACGAAATGATGAGCGGTAGAAAGCTTTTTGTTTCATAA
- a CDS encoding fumarylacetoacetate hydrolase codes for MPLSANNPDRTSWLHVGKNSDFPIQNIPFGVFLTRDDIITIGTRIGDTAIDLGALHQLGYFENIPLTDDIFLQDTLNDFIADGRKTWRLVRNRIAEIFDSKNTTLKDNIPHKERICFRLDEIEMQLPVQIGDYTDFYSSLEHATNVGSMFRDPDNALLPNWLHIPVGYHGRSSSIIPSGIPIHRPKGQTLPEDSEVPVFGPSKLLDFELEMAFITTDANDLGEPIPVNEAEEYIFGLVLLNDWSARDIQKWEYIPLGPFLAKNFASSISPWIVTLDALEPFKVESPKPLKAQLPYLQCKGKKSYDINLEVSVKPEGAKETIVSRSNFKYMYWNMSQQLAHHTVNGCPVNSGDMMGSGTISGPTPDSYGSMLELTWRGEKPLMMKNGTERKFIQDNDTVIMRGHCEKDGTRIGFGEVSNQILPVFEAKKKK; via the coding sequence ATGCCTTTATCTGCTAATAATCCTGATCGAACATCGTGGTTGCACGTCGGAAAAAATTCTGACTTCCCAATACAGAACATACCTTTTGGTGTGTTTCTTACGCGAGATGATATAATTACTATAGGAACTAGAATCGGTGATACGGCGATAGACCTTGGTGCTCTACATCAGCTTGGCTACTTTGAAAATATTCCGTTAACCGATGATATCTTTTTACAAGATACCTTAAATGATTTTATCGCTGATGGGCGCAAAACTTGGAGATTGGTCAGGAATCGAATCGCCGAAATATTTGATAGTAAAAACACTACCTTAAAGGATAACATTCCTCATAAAGAGCGCATCTGTTTTAGGCTAGATGAAATCGAGATGCAATTACCAGTGCAGATTGGTGATTATACCGATTTTTATTCGAGTTTAGAGCACGCAACCAATGTTGGCAGCATGTTTAGGGACCCAGACAATGCGCTGCTTCCTAACTGGCTTCATATTCCTGTGGGCTATCATGGGCGAAGTTCGTCCATTATTCCATCTGGTATTCCGATTCATCGCCCAAAAGGACAGACCTTGCCAGAAGATTCTGAAGTCCCGGTTTTTGGACCTTCAAAATTGTTGGATTTTGAATTAGAGATGGCCTTTATAACCACGGATGCAAATGATTTGGGAGAACCGATTCCGGTTAACGAAGCCGAAGAATATATCTTTGGCTTGGTATTGTTGAATGATTGGAGCGCAAGGGATATTCAGAAATGGGAATATATTCCTCTTGGACCATTCTTGGCGAAGAATTTTGCTTCATCAATTTCTCCTTGGATTGTAACTTTGGACGCTTTAGAACCCTTTAAAGTTGAAAGTCCTAAACCATTGAAAGCACAGTTACCTTACTTACAATGTAAAGGAAAGAAGAGCTACGACATAAATCTAGAAGTTTCGGTTAAACCTGAAGGTGCTAAAGAAACAATCGTAAGTCGTTCTAATTTTAAATATATGTACTGGAATATGTCCCAACAGCTAGCACATCACACCGTAAATGGATGTCCGGTTAATTCTGGAGATATGATGGGAAGCGGAACAATTTCGGGACCAACTCCAGATTCTTATGGGTCTATGTTAGAGTTGACCTGGAGAGGTGAAAAACCACTTATGATGAAAAACGGCACAGAACGTAAATTTATCCAGGACAATGACACCGTAATTATGCGTGGACATTGTGAGAAAGACGGCACCAGGATTGGTTTTGGCGAAGTCTCTAACCAAATTTTGCCTGTTTTTGAAGCTAAAAAGAAAAAGTAG
- a CDS encoding bacillithiol system protein YtxJ: MGLFNNVFGSSNEKKSRTDLPWIDLNSNLQLDSIKESSAERPQIIFKHSTRCGISRMVMNQFVANYKFDKEEADLYYLDLLNKRDISAEISKMFDVRHESPQLIVVKNGEVVAHDSHGGINDIKLEELV, from the coding sequence ATGGGATTATTTAATAATGTTTTTGGAAGTTCTAATGAGAAAAAGTCTAGAACTGACTTGCCTTGGATAGATTTAAATTCAAACCTTCAACTAGATTCTATTAAGGAATCTTCAGCCGAAAGACCACAAATTATCTTTAAGCATTCCACACGTTGTGGAATTTCGAGAATGGTGATGAATCAATTCGTTGCTAATTATAAATTTGACAAAGAAGAGGCAGATTTGTATTACCTCGACTTGTTGAATAAAAGGGATATCAGTGCAGAAATTAGTAAAATGTTCGACGTTAGACATGAGTCACCTCAGCTAATTGTGGTTAAGAATGGAGAAGTTGTTGCTCACGATTCACATGGTGGCATCAATGATATAAAATTAGAAGAGTTGGTTTAA
- a CDS encoding ATP-dependent Clp protease ATP-binding subunit ClpB, with protein MNLNNYTIKSQEAIQLAQQIAQGYGQQQIENEHIFKAIFEVDENVLPFILKKLNINVSLIQQALDKQIESFPKVEGGDIMISREAGKTLNEAAIIAKDMKDDYVSIEHLILAIFKSKSKIAQMIKDQGVSEKDLKSAINELRGGQNVSSQSQEDTYNSLNKYAKNLNQLAKDGKLDPVIGRDEEIRRILQILSRRTKNNPILVGEPGTGKTAIAEGLAHRIVDGDIPENLKEKQIFALDMGALIAGAKYKGEFEERLKAVIKEVTESEGDIVLFIDEIHTLVGAGGGQGAMDAANILKPALARGELRAIGATTLDEYQKYFEKDKALERRFQKVIVDEPDTESAISILRGIKEKYENHHKVRIKDEAIIAAVELSERYITNRFLPDKAIDLMDEAASKLRMEINSKPEELDVLDRKIMQLEIEIEAIKREKDESKLKNLRSDLANFKEDRNELNAKWQSEKEVVDDIQSTKIEIENFKIEAEKAERDGDYGKVAEIRYGKIKEAQERLEKLQKELQNQSGTSLIKEEVTYEDIAEVVAKWTGIPVTKMLQSDRVKLLNLEDELHKRVVGQEEAIGAVSDAVRRSRSGLQNPQKPIGSFLFLGTTGVGKTELAKALAEYLFDDENAMTRIDMSEYSERHAVSRLVGAPPGYVGYDEGGQLTEAVRRKPYSVVLLDEIEKAHPDTFNILLQVLDEGRLTDNKGRVADFKNTIIIMTSNMGSQIIQERFEATKDIDSAIEAAKVDVLGLLKQSVRPEFLNRIDEIIMFTPLSKSDIHKIVGLQLDHLKNMLDKQGITFDSTEEAVNYLANKGFNPEYGARPVKRVIQKEVLNSLSKEILSGKVKTDSIILLDSFDDELVFRNQDKLVTEEL; from the coding sequence ATGAATCTAAATAATTATACAATAAAATCACAAGAGGCCATTCAGCTTGCGCAACAGATTGCTCAAGGTTATGGTCAGCAGCAAATAGAGAATGAGCATATCTTCAAGGCAATTTTTGAAGTTGATGAAAACGTATTGCCTTTTATCCTTAAGAAATTAAACATTAATGTATCGTTAATTCAACAAGCTTTAGACAAGCAAATTGAAAGTTTTCCGAAGGTTGAAGGTGGTGACATAATGATTTCTAGGGAAGCAGGTAAAACCTTAAACGAAGCGGCGATTATTGCTAAGGACATGAAGGACGACTATGTTTCTATCGAGCATTTAATTCTTGCAATCTTCAAATCAAAAAGTAAGATTGCCCAGATGATCAAAGATCAGGGTGTTTCAGAAAAAGATTTAAAATCGGCAATTAATGAACTGCGTGGCGGTCAAAATGTTTCATCCCAAAGTCAAGAAGACACATATAATAGCCTAAATAAATACGCCAAAAACTTAAATCAGTTGGCCAAGGATGGCAAACTAGATCCTGTTATTGGTAGGGATGAAGAAATTAGAAGAATTCTACAGATTTTATCGAGAAGAACAAAGAATAATCCAATCCTTGTCGGTGAGCCAGGTACCGGAAAGACTGCTATTGCAGAGGGACTTGCACATAGAATCGTAGATGGTGATATCCCAGAAAATCTAAAAGAAAAACAAATTTTCGCCCTCGATATGGGTGCGTTGATTGCTGGTGCTAAGTATAAAGGTGAATTTGAAGAACGTCTTAAGGCGGTCATTAAAGAGGTTACTGAAAGTGAAGGAGACATCGTTCTATTTATTGATGAAATCCACACACTTGTTGGCGCTGGTGGCGGTCAAGGCGCAATGGATGCGGCTAATATTTTAAAACCTGCACTTGCAAGGGGCGAGCTTAGAGCGATTGGTGCAACCACTTTGGACGAATATCAAAAGTATTTCGAAAAGGACAAGGCTTTAGAAAGACGTTTCCAAAAAGTAATCGTTGATGAGCCAGATACCGAAAGCGCTATCTCTATTCTTCGGGGAATTAAGGAAAAATATGAAAATCACCATAAGGTCCGAATCAAAGATGAAGCGATTATCGCCGCGGTCGAACTTTCGGAGCGCTACATAACCAATCGTTTTTTACCTGATAAAGCTATTGATCTTATGGACGAAGCGGCTTCAAAACTAAGGATGGAAATCAATTCTAAACCTGAAGAGTTAGACGTTTTGGACAGAAAGATTATGCAGCTCGAGATTGAAATTGAAGCGATTAAACGTGAAAAAGACGAATCTAAGTTGAAGAATCTACGTTCTGACTTAGCGAATTTCAAAGAAGATCGAAATGAGCTTAATGCGAAATGGCAGAGTGAAAAAGAAGTGGTTGATGATATTCAATCCACCAAAATTGAAATAGAAAACTTTAAGATTGAAGCAGAAAAAGCCGAACGTGACGGAGATTATGGTAAAGTGGCAGAGATACGTTATGGAAAAATAAAAGAGGCACAAGAAAGGCTAGAAAAACTGCAAAAAGAACTTCAAAATCAATCTGGCACTTCGTTGATCAAAGAAGAGGTGACTTATGAAGATATCGCAGAAGTTGTGGCAAAATGGACCGGAATTCCGGTTACAAAAATGCTACAGAGCGATCGAGTAAAATTACTGAATCTAGAAGACGAGTTGCATAAACGAGTGGTCGGACAAGAAGAAGCTATTGGAGCTGTTAGTGATGCCGTGAGAAGGAGTCGTTCTGGCTTGCAGAATCCACAAAAACCAATTGGCTCATTTTTATTCTTGGGGACAACTGGGGTTGGGAAGACCGAATTGGCAAAAGCCTTGGCAGAATATCTCTTTGATGATGAAAACGCTATGACCAGAATCGATATGAGTGAGTATTCTGAGAGACATGCGGTGAGTAGATTGGTTGGAGCGCCTCCGGGATATGTGGGATATGATGAAGGTGGACAATTGACGGAAGCTGTAAGAAGAAAACCGTATTCCGTTGTGTTGTTAGATGAAATTGAAAAAGCACATCCCGATACCTTCAATATTCTTTTACAAGTTTTAGATGAAGGTAGACTAACCGATAATAAAGGTCGGGTTGCGGATTTTAAAAATACAATCATCATTATGACTTCTAATATGGGAAGCCAAATAATCCAAGAGCGGTTTGAAGCTACCAAGGATATTGACTCAGCAATTGAAGCAGCCAAAGTAGATGTACTTGGTTTGTTGAAACAAAGTGTTAGGCCTGAGTTCCTGAACAGGATCGATGAAATAATCATGTTTACTCCATTATCTAAATCGGACATCCATAAAATCGTGGGTCTTCAATTAGATCATTTAAAGAACATGCTAGACAAACAAGGAATCACCTTCGACTCTACTGAAGAAGCTGTAAATTATTTGGCTAACAAGGGATTTAATCCAGAGTATGGTGCAAGACCGGTGAAGAGAGTTATCCAAAAAGAAGTGCTTAATAGTTTAAGTAAAGAAATCCTCTCCGGAAAAGTTAAAACAGACAGCATCATTTTGCTGGATTCATTCGATGATGAATTAGTATTTAGAAACCAAGACAAATTGGTTACTGAAGAACTCTAA
- a CDS encoding deoxyribose-phosphate aldolase, producing the protein MDINSYIDHTLLLPTATESDIIKLCIEAKEYKFHSVCINSSYVTIASQLLMDSDVKISAAVGFPLGANTTDSKIYEAREAIRNGADEIDMVINIGLLKSRNNIAVLKDLADVKIAIGSAPLKTAIEISELSKNEIIRACEICLDARVDYIKTSTGFSKSGATLTAVKIMKKTIREAAQIKASGGIREYDIALRYLDFGVTRIGTTTAVSMLQMQQQAKTENLNNRIAV; encoded by the coding sequence ATGGATATCAATAGCTATATTGACCACACTTTACTTTTGCCTACTGCCACAGAAAGCGATATCATTAAATTATGTATCGAAGCGAAAGAATATAAATTTCATTCAGTTTGTATAAATAGTTCTTACGTCACCATCGCATCACAATTATTAATGGACAGCGATGTAAAAATAAGCGCTGCCGTAGGTTTTCCACTTGGTGCCAACACTACCGACTCAAAAATATATGAGGCTAGGGAAGCCATAAGAAATGGTGCCGACGAGATTGATATGGTTATAAATATTGGTCTTTTAAAAAGCAGAAATAATATCGCAGTTCTAAAAGATTTGGCGGACGTAAAGATTGCCATTGGATCTGCGCCTCTCAAAACCGCAATTGAAATCAGTGAACTTTCTAAAAACGAAATCATTCGAGCCTGTGAAATTTGCCTAGACGCTCGGGTAGACTATATAAAAACTTCGACAGGTTTTTCCAAAAGCGGTGCAACCTTGACCGCGGTTAAGATTATGAAGAAAACCATAAGGGAAGCGGCACAGATAAAAGCTTCTGGAGGCATCAGGGAATACGATATTGCACTGCGATATCTAGATTTTGGAGTTACGCGAATCGGCACTACTACTGCCGTTTCTATGCTTCAGATGCAACAACAAGCTAAAACTGAAAACCTTAATAACAGAATTGCGGTTTAG
- a CDS encoding Broad specificity phosphatase PhoE — MVKMTCLFICLSLNLSSCDEKKSKDTKTVVSDNSEVTTYYLIRHAEKDRTDPSNDNPHLNEQGKERAIKWLQVLADVDFDAVYSTDFNRTRETAQPLASKNNLQTIIYDANNSYNEDFKMETQGKTVLIVGHSNTTPAFVNAILGENKYPDLDDNNNAALFKVTVKDGKATSQLTQY; from the coding sequence ATGGTAAAAATGACTTGTTTATTTATTTGCCTTTCGTTGAACTTGAGCAGTTGTGACGAAAAGAAATCAAAAGATACTAAGACCGTGGTCAGCGATAATTCTGAAGTCACCACTTACTATCTGATTAGGCATGCCGAAAAGGATCGCACCGATCCTAGTAATGACAACCCACATTTAAATGAACAAGGTAAAGAACGTGCTATAAAATGGTTGCAAGTCTTAGCCGATGTCGACTTTGATGCGGTTTATTCTACAGATTTTAATCGCACCAGGGAAACTGCGCAACCTCTAGCCTCAAAGAATAATCTACAAACGATTATTTACGATGCCAACAATTCTTATAATGAGGATTTTAAAATGGAGACTCAAGGTAAAACTGTCCTAATAGTTGGTCATAGCAATACAACGCCGGCTTTTGTGAATGCCATTTTAGGTGAAAATAAATATCCAGATTTAGATGACAACAACAACGCCGCATTGTTTAAAGTCACGGTTAAGGATGGCAAAGCAACTAGCCAACTAACGCAATATTAA
- a CDS encoding SsrA-binding protein encodes MQQQIRIKNKKAKFQYELLDKYTAGIVLTGTEIKSIRSSKASIAESFCEFNDRGELFVINMTIEEYLYGTYYNHKPKAERKLLLNKKELKKLEKELNVKGLTIIPTLLFINDKGFAKLEIALAKGKKLYDKRDTIKDRESKRRLDRINKSF; translated from the coding sequence ATGCAACAGCAAATTAGAATAAAGAACAAGAAGGCTAAATTTCAATATGAACTATTGGATAAATACACCGCTGGTATTGTTTTGACCGGAACGGAGATAAAATCCATCAGAAGTTCTAAGGCATCTATCGCCGAAAGCTTTTGCGAATTCAACGACCGAGGCGAATTATTTGTCATTAATATGACCATTGAAGAATATCTTTATGGCACTTATTACAATCACAAACCTAAAGCTGAACGTAAACTGCTGCTCAACAAAAAAGAGCTAAAGAAACTTGAGAAGGAGCTTAATGTAAAAGGTCTTACGATTATCCCTACTTTATTATTCATAAATGATAAAGGTTTCGCGAAACTTGAGATTGCCTTGGCAAAAGGTAAAAAACTTTACGACAAGCGCGATACTATTAAAGACCGCGAATCTAAAAGACGTTTGGATAGAATTAACAAGAGTTTTTGA